The Bacteroidota bacterium genomic interval TTCGGGCAGCCAGCCGGTGCCCACGAGCAGGTCCTCGGCAGCCGTCACCATCTCCGACTTCTTCAGCCCGGCGATCCGGTCGGCGGCGTCCTCACCCTTCGCCTCGCGCACGGCCTCCAAGATGCGCGGCTTGGTCACGCGGCCGAGGTAGCGGTCGCCCGTCGTCGTCCAGCCCGCCTTTGCCATGTCGAGCCCGACGGTCCCGGCCAGCACATCCGCATGCGCGATGGCGCGCGGTCGGCGCTGATAGGGATCGTGGACGGCATTGACGGTCATCCCCACGCAATGGGCGAAGAGCGCCTCGCGGCTGCAGCTGTCGAACTCGGTCAGGGCCTCCCAGAGGACTTCTGGCGCTTTTGGCAGGTTCCGTGCCCAGGTCTCGTGACGCTGGTCGATGGCCTGCGCGTAGGCCGTTTCGCCGAGGCCCGGCACCTGCGATCCGAACCCCGCGTTGCGCGGTTCGATCTCGACGCAGCTGTCGATGGCGTAGCGGTAGAAGAGCCGCAAGACCATGGCGTGCAGGGCCGCCAGGAAGGCGACCTGCGGGTCCTGGGCCAGCGCATTGCGCAGCGCCAGGGTGCGATGGGCAGTCAGTTCCATGACGAGGCGGTCGGAGAGCGGTTTCAGGCCGTCGTCCTCTTCCTCCTCGTCCGAGGCCGAGGCAACGGTGTCATCCGCGTCCTCGTCCGGCGCCGCTTGCGGTGCGACCTCGCCGGTGTCCTCCACCTCGTCGACCGGCTCATCTTCGGGCCGCACGTAGCCCCGCTCGACGCGCAGCCGCCCGGAACTGTCGATGCTGACGAAGGCCCCGGCCAGCGCGAGGTCTTCAGCCTCGAACCGGATCGGACGCGCCTCGATGGCCTCCATGGCTTCCTCGATCTTGCCCAACCTGGTATCGACCTCGTCGGGCAGCTCGTCGGCCTCTGCATGCGCGGCCTCGAGCGCGTCGTATTCGGCCTTCAGCGCCTGGTAGGTGGCCGCCTCCTCGTCGCTCATCGGCACCGCCTCGCCATGAACCCGGCGCATCCCGAAGGTGTGGCCGTAGGGAAACTCGGTGTCGACCTCGACCCATTTCCAGCCCTCGGCGCGGACCGCCTCAGCCTCCTCGGCCAGCTTCTCGCGCACTATGACGTCGAGCAGGGCGGCATCCTGCAGCCAGCCGCCGTCGTCCTGCTGGAACAGGTCGCGCAGGATCTCGCCCCCGGCCTCGACGTAATCGTCGAGCCCGATGAACTGCGCCCGCTTGTCGGAGGCCCGCACCGCGCCCTCGGTCAGCATGCGGCGGATCTCGTAGGGCTGCCGCGAATAGTGCCGCTGCAGTGCCTCCCAAACCTGCTCCTGCCGTGCGTGATCGGGGTTGACCGTGAAGGCCATGAGCTGGTCGAGCGTCATCTCCTCCTCGGCATAGGCGTCGAGCAGCGACGGCGCGACGGCGGCAAGCTTCAGCCGCTGCTTGACCACGCTGGCCGAGATGAAGAAGGCAGCGGCGATCTCCTCCTCGGTGCGTCCCTTCTCGCGCATCGCATGGAAGGCGCGAAACTGGTCGAGCGGGT includes:
- a CDS encoding ParB N-terminal domain-containing protein translates to MTKQQKITLSASRDIPFNKLMLSQSNVRHVKAGVSIEELAEDIARRTLLSSITVRPVLDDSGAETGMYTIPAGGRRFRALELLVKQKRMNKTALVPCIVRTDGLAEEDSLAENVQRAPLHPLDQFRAFHAMREKGRTEEEIAAAFFISASVVKQRLKLAAVAPSLLDAYAEEEMTLDQLMAFTVNPDHARQEQVWEALQRHYSRQPYEIRRMLTEGAVRASDKRAQFIGLDDYVEAGGEILRDLFQQDDGGWLQDAALLDVIVREKLAEEAEAVRAEGWKWVEVDTEFPYGHTFGMRRVHGEAVPMSDEEAATYQALKAEYDALEAAHAEADELPDEVDTRLGKIEEAMEAIEARPIRFEAEDLALAGAFVSIDSSGRLRVERGYVRPEDEPVDEVEDTGEVAPQAAPDEDADDTVASASDEEEEDDGLKPLSDRLVMELTAHRTLALRNALAQDPQVAFLAALHAMVLRLFYRYAIDSCVEIEPRNAGFGSQVPGLGETAYAQAIDQRHETWARNLPKAPEVLWEALTEFDSCSREALFAHCVGMTVNAVHDPYQRRPRAIAHADVLAGTVGLDMAKAGWTTTGDRYLGRVTKPRILEAVREAKGEDAADRIAGLKKSEMVTAAEDLLVGTGWLPE